A genomic segment from Aspergillus puulaauensis MK2 DNA, chromosome 1, nearly complete sequence encodes:
- a CDS encoding putative pyridine nucleotide-disulfide oxidoreductase AMID-like (COG:O;~EggNog:ENOG410PM7I;~InterPro:IPR036188,IPR023753;~PFAM:PF07992,PF00070;~go_function: GO:0016491 - oxidoreductase activity [Evidence IEA];~go_process: GO:0055114 - oxidation-reduction process [Evidence IEA]): MFPALRNAVRLRPLIRHIPKDQLQPLRLQDPYWTRCFSTPPCETPGLRSLQQRRHVHDHRGARHRDVARQAEQPGNVAGPQTRTEAVYERVEDRFHHSAPFKVLILGGSYAGLAAALNLVDLCHGRRHRFSITDGDNGTGKVIPVQVTIVDPRDGWFHLIGQPLALSSKESAESFWCKYSDTPALQTSDICTVQGTIDSLDCTSKRATIATSTGPVQESYDYLITCTGLSREFPSAPRSVTRETYLAESAQNLANVRDAPKGVAIIGGGAVGIEIAAECKMLHPHTNVTLIHSRNSLLSSEPLPAEFSAKALEIIRSSGINTVMGARVNSTTKTDTEYTLTLSTGETLTASHVINAVSRFTPTAPTYLPQGICDDEGYIRIKPTLEFPSDASLPAEIAADHYAAGDVARWSGIKRGGAAMHQGHYAARNIHQKMMAQVYGTTPEFMALEEVQAGMGIALGETALSYFPSMGLGEGKETKKVFFEDDLGFMICYRWMQLGKPMPPPVEAPASEESTPVNVASTPTPVEAAA, from the exons ATGTTTCCAGCCCTCCGGAATGCGGTCCGTCTGCGGCCGCTGATTCGCCATATCCCGAAGGATCAATTGCAACCTCTTCGACTCCAAGATCCTTACTGGACTCGATGTTTCAGCACCCCACCCTGCGAGACACCTGGTCTTCGAAGCCTGCAACAGCGTCGACATGTTCACGATCACCGGGGAGCCAGACACCGAGACGTGGCACGACAGGCGGAACAGCCGGGAAACGTGGCGGGCCCTCAAACTAGAACTGAAGCGGTTTACGAGAGGGTAGAGGATCG CTTCCATCATTCGGCCCCTTTCAAGGTCCTCATCCTAGGCGGCTCATATGCCGGCCTTGCGGCTGCTCTTAATCTAGTCGACCTCTGCCACGGCCGTCGACATCGGTTCTCCATTACAGACGGAGACAATGGTACCGGAAAGGTGATCCCGGTGCAGGTTACGATCGTTGACCCCCGCGATGGCTGGT TTCATCTGATCGGCCAGCCTCTCGCACTGTCTTCTAAGGAATCTGCAGAGTCTTTTTGGTGCAAATACTCCGATACCCCGGCCCTCCAAACCTCGGATATCTGCACCGTACAGGGCACAATCGACTCCTTGGACTGCACGTCAAAGAGAGCCACCATCGCGACATCTACAGGACCTGTTCAGGAGTCCTACGACTACCTCATCACCTGCACCGGTCTGAGCCGCGAGTTCCCTAGCGCTCCACGCTCGGTTACACGCGAGACATACCTCGCCGAGTCAGCGCAGAACCTCGCCAACGTCCGCGATGCGCCGAAGGGCGTCGCCATTATCGGCGGCG GCGCCGTCGGAATCGAAATAGCCGCCGAGTGCAAGATGCTGCACCCGCACACCAACGTAACCCTAATCCACTCACGAaactccctcctctcctccgagCCCCTGCCCGCCGAATTCTCAGCAAAGGCCCTCGAAATCATCCGATCCAGCGGCATAAACACCGTCATGGGCGCCCGCGTCAACTCCACCACAAAGACAGACACCGAATACACACTCACCCTCTCCACAGGCGAAACCCTAACCGCCAGCCACgtcatcaacgccgtctcgCGCTTCACGCCTACGGCGCCCACCTACCTCCCTCAAGGAATctgcgacgacgagggcTATATCCGGATTAAACCGACGCTGGAATTCCCGTCTGATGCCTCCCTGCCTGCGGAGATTGCAGCGGACCATTATGCCGCCGGTGATGTTGCGCGGTGGTCTGGGATTAAGCGGGGCGGGGCCGCGATGCACCAGGGACACTATGCGGCAAGGAATATTCaccagaagatgatggccCAGGTGTATGGGACGACGCCGGAGTTTATGGCGCTTGAGGAGGTGCAGgcggggatggggattgcGCTGGGTGAGACGGCGCTTTCGTATTTCCCGTCGATGGGGCTGGGGGAGGGCAAGGAGACGAAGAAGGTCTTTTTCGAGGATGATTTAGGGTTTATGA TCTGTTACAGGTGGATGCAGCTGGGCAAGCCGATGCCACCGCCGGTCGAAGCGCCTGCCAGTGAGGAGTCTACGCCGGTCAATGTGGCCTCCACCCCGACTCCTGTCGAGGCAGCTGCTTGA
- a CDS encoding sugar porter family MFS transporter (COG:G;~EggNog:ENOG410PFEN;~InterPro:IPR005829,IPR005828,IPR003663,IPR036259, IPR020846;~PFAM:PF00083,PF07690;~TransMembrane:9 (o22-40i96-115o121-141i153-172o184-208i305-323o335-354i366-392o433-454i);~go_component: GO:0016020 - membrane [Evidence IEA];~go_component: GO:0016021 - integral component of membrane [Evidence IEA];~go_function: GO:0022857 - transmembrane transporter activity [Evidence IEA];~go_process: GO:0055085 - transmembrane transport [Evidence IEA]) yields the protein MWSLKQTSPIPPRPMPRETDPWFVYKLAAFVSLGALLFGYDQGVMGMIVADQRWKDLMQPANSWVTGAVVSTYDIGCFAGAMSTGALADLYGRERLLALASIVCIIGAVIQAASYTIPQIILGRIILGLGVGGCAAGVPLYQSEIAPSTLRGRLIGIEQMILCTGELIAFWLDYWLSLLSTPSWWRIALAVQIFPALVLGLGCCTWVLPSPRWLVAQGRNECAHEVLFRLHGEQTAEVELKQIQETIRLERHVKVSWSGMFKSPILKLTVLGCGIQSFQQITGTNSILYYAPSLFQKGGIKDPQTANLATGGVGIALFLSSWIPIFYFDRLGRKTWLQIGTVGMMLSMLGIAGLQQQAEQRPESGGNYIIILFPYLFYIFFNVSWGVAAWTYPSEIFPLSMRAKGNALATSANWASCYVVAQISPVLGDAIGWGLYVVYALICVAAFAFVRFALVETKDRSLEDMNELFGLENYFSTGDGAKDDQVGLLEEQSLEDGE from the exons ATGTGGTCTCTCAAGCAGACGAGTCCCATCCCCCCCCGACCGATGCCCCGCGAGACCGACCCATGGTTCGTCTACAAACTAGCCGCCTTCGTGTCCTTGGGCGCGCTGCTGTTTGGCTATGACCAGGGCGTTATGGGGATGATCGTGGCCGATCAGCGATGGAAGGACTTGATGCAGCCTGCTAATTCTT GGGTCACCGGTGCTGTGGTGTCCACGTATGACATCGGCTGCTTCGCTGGTGCCATGTCTACTGGTGCCCTGGCTGATTTATATGGCCGCGAGAGACTACTTGCGCTGGCTAGTATTGTCTGTATTATCGGTGCTGTAATCCAGGCTGCATCATATACAATCCCGCAGATC ATCCTTGGACGTATCATCCTCGGGCTCGGGGTCGGTGGTTGTGCAGCTGGAGTCCCCCTATACCAATCGGAAATTGCACCCTCCACTCTCCGGGGCCGTCTCATCGGCATCGAGCAGATGATCCTCTGCACTGGCGAGCTAATCGCGTTCTGGCTCGACTACTGGCTCAGCCTCCTCTCGACACCGAGCTGGTGGCGCATTGCCCTCGCAGTCCAAATCTTCCCGGCCTTGGTACTAGGTCTAGGCTGCTGTACTTGGGTCTTGCCTAGTCCCCGTTGGCTGGTTGCACAGGGGAGGAATGAGTGCGCGCACGAGGTGCTGTTTCGCCTGCATGGAGAACAAACAGCCGAAGTAGAACTCAAGCAGATACAGGAGACGATCAGGCTGGAGCGTCATGTAAAAGTGTCCTGGTCTGGGATGTTCAAGAGCCCGATCCTGAAACTCACTGTCCTGGGATGCGGAATCCAAAGCTTCCAGCAAATCACCGGTACAAATTCGATCTTGTACTACGCC CCGTCTCTGTTCCAAAAAGGGGGCATCAAAGACCCTCAAACCGCAAATCTCGCTACAGGAGGCGTCGGAATAGCCCTCTTTCTCAGCTCCTGGATCCCCATCTTCTACTTCGACCGACTCGGCCGCAAGACCTGGCTCCAGATCGGCACAGTCGGCATGATGCTATCTATGCTCGGAATCGCCGGACTCCAGCAACAAGCAGAACAGCGCCCTGAATCCGGTGGCAACTACATCATAATCCTATTCCCGTACCTGTTttacatcttcttcaacgtgAGCTGGGGCGTTGCAGCATGGACATACCCATCCGAGATCTTCCCACTATCGATGCGCGCAAAAGGGAACGCGCTTGCAACTTCGGCAAACTGGGCTTCTTGCTACGTTGTCGCGCAGATCTCGCCCGTGCTGGGCGATGCCATTGGCTGGGGTTTATACGTTGTCTATGCGTTGATATGTGTAGCGGCTTTTGCCTTTGTTCGGTTTGCCCTTG TCGAGACAAAAGACCGATCGCTTGAGGATATGAATGAGCTTTTTGGGCTGGAGAACTACTTCTCCACAGGTGATGGCGCCAAGGACGACCAGGTTGGCTTGCTTGAGGAGCAGTCACTGGAAGATGGGGAGTGA
- a CDS encoding acyl--CoA ligase (COG:I;~EggNog:ENOG410Q2AB;~InterPro:IPR000873,IPR020845,IPR042099,IPR025110;~PFAM:PF00501,PF13193;~TransMembrane:1 (o228-250i)), which yields MSQTSVPEVGIWQLLYNHGVKPFPENHVIFQDGASKKSYTYKDLRTASLNFGSSLRSQWGFRKGDVLALMSPNCIETPIVTWGCHYTGTVVAPVNPGLSARELQQQLSRSQAKGIAVHPSCLRTALEAAKLAGLAESRILVLGTKSESGIGSTTAQFMDNAPSTPTEPENIHPDDVAFLVYSSGTSGPPKGVMVSHRNVVADVVLQAAIEGPHVNWKNDRTLAVLPTYHIYGLICLVYLPVLLGTSTIFMEKFELQTFCNLIREHSISHAYVAPPIVLHLAKNRSINGSNLASLRMITSGGAPLGEALIQETYSRWKVPLRQAYGLSETTSVSHIQRWDSWNKGIGSNGPVVPGVQAKIVTDGDRTAAVKEEGELWISGPTVFNGYMNDPSSTEACFTADRWFKTGDIGFEDEMGNLYITDRAKDMIKFKGYQIAPTELEDILIEHPAVSDVAVIGVWNEEMHSEVPLAYLVGKGDANGSEDVARSVMEHLKGKVVHYKHLRGGVVWISQIPKSPSGKILKRVLKDRVASVDKGKQILAPEYARYRSKL from the exons ATGTCACAGACGTCTGTTCCTGAGGTTGGCATCTGGCAGCTGCTGTATAACCACGGGGTTAAGCCGTTTCCAGAGAATCATG TGATCTTCCAAGATGGCGCTTCGAAAAAATCATACACATACAAAGATCTTCGGACGGCCTCACTGAACTTCGGCAGCTCATTACGGAGTCAATGGGGATTCAGAAAAGGCGATGTGCTGGCATTGATGTCCCCGAATTGCATCGAAACCCCAATAGTGACGTGGGGATGCCATTATACCGGGACAGTGGTCGCGCCCGTTAACCCAGGCTTGTCTGCACGGgaacttcagcagcagctttcTCGCAGCCAGGCAAAGGGTATAGCCGTTCATCCGTCTTGTCTGCGGACTGCGTTGGAGGCAGCAAAGCTAGCTGGTCTCGCCGAGAGCCGGATACTGGTCTTGGGAACAAAGAGCGAAAGTGGCATTGGAAGCACAACAGCCCAGTTTATGGATAATGCTCCCTCGACACCTACCGAGCCCGAGAACATTCATCCGGACGATGTCGCCTTCCTCGTCTACTCGTCCGGAACAAGCGGGCCTCCCAAGGGTGTCATGGTGTCTCATCGGAACGTCGTCGCAGATGTCGTTCTACAAGCAGCGATCGAGGGGCCGCATGTTAACTGGAAGAACGATCGGACGTTGGCTGTTCTTCCGACGTATCATATATATG GCTTAATATGTCTCGTATACCTCCCAGTCTTGCTAGGAACATCGACAATATTCATGGAAAAGTTCGAGCTGCAGACATTCTGTAACTTGATTCGCGAGCACTCAATATCGCATGCCTACGTTGCACCACCAATTGTGCTCCACCTAGCAAAGAATCGCTCCATCAACGGCTCAAACTTAGCTTCTCTACGGATGATCACATCCGGAGGCGCACCGCTCGGGGAAGCTCTCATCCAGGAGACATATAGCCGCTGGAAAGTTCCACTGCGACAGGCGTACGGGCTATCCGAGACGACATCTGTCTCTCATATTCAG CGCTGGGACAGCTGGAACAAAGGCATCGGATCAAACGGACCAGTGGTACCAGGAGTTCAAGCCAAAATCGTAACGGACGGAGACCGAACCGCCGCCGTGAAAGAAGAGGGCGAGCTGTGGATTAGTGGACCTACAGTTTTCAACGGCTACATGAACGACCCGTCCTCCACAGAAGCCTGTTTCACTGCGGACCGGTGGTTCAAAACTGGAGATATCGGtttcgaggatgagatggggAATCTCTACATCACAGACCGTGCAAAAGATATGATCAAATTCAAGGGGTACCAGATAGCCCcgacggagctggaggatatcCTAATTGAACATCCTGCTGTGAGCGATGTCGCCGTCATCGGTGTCTGGAACGAAGAGATGCATTCCGAAGTGCCGTTGGCATATTTAGTAGGCAAGGGTGATGCAAATGGGAGCGAGGACGTGGCTAGATCGGTTATGGAGCATTTGAAGGGGAAAGTGGTGCATTACAAACATCTCCGAGGGGGCGTCGTCTGGATCTCGCAGATTCCGAAGAGTCCCTCGGGTAAGATACTGAAACGGGTGTTGAAGGATCGAGTTGCCAGCGTAGACAAAGGGAAGCAGATCCTTGCTCCTGAATATGCTCGCTATCGATCCAAGCTGTAA